A region of Carassius auratus strain Wakin chromosome 23, ASM336829v1, whole genome shotgun sequence DNA encodes the following proteins:
- the LOC113041320 gene encoding LOW QUALITY PROTEIN: myosin regulatory light polypeptide 9-like (The sequence of the model RefSeq protein was modified relative to this genomic sequence to represent the inferred CDS: deleted 1 base in 1 codon) gives MSAAKRAKGKTTKKRPQRATSNVFAMFDQSQIQEFKEAFNMIDQNRDGFIDKEDLHDMLASLGKNPSDEYLEGMMSEAPGPINFTMFLTMFGERLNGTDPEDVIRNAFMCFDEDASGFIHEDHLRELLTTMGDRFTDEEVDELFREAPIDKKGNFNYVEFTRILKHGAKDKDDI, from the exons ATGTCTGCAGCCAAGCGAGCCAAAGGAAAGACCACGAAGAAGCGCCCGCAGAGGGCCACGTCCAACGTCTTCGCCATGTTCGACCAATCACAGATCCAGGAGTTCAAAGAGGCCTTCAACATGATCGATCAGAACAGAGACGGATTCATCGATAAAGAGGATCTGCACGACATGCTGGCCTCTCTGG GGAAGAACCCGTCTGACGAGTACCTGGAGGGAATGATGAGCGAAGCTCCTGGTCCCATCAACTTCACCATGTTCCTCACCATGTTT GGAGAACGTCTGAACGGCACTGATCCTGAAGATGTCATCCGAAACGCCTTCATGTGCTTCGACGAAGATGCTTCTG GTTTCATCCACGAGGACCATCTCCGCGAGCTGCTGACCACCATGGGTGACCGTTTCACTGATGAAGAAGTGGACGAGCTGTTTCGAGAGGCACCTATCGACAAGAAAGGAAACTTTAACTACGTGGAGTTCACTCGCATCCTCAAACACGGGGCCAAAGACAAGGACGACAT ATAA